CAATAAAACCGGTTTTACCCGCCcatttttaacatatgtagATATTCActattacataatattttttcaatttcaagttGACGGTTCCTGGTCTGCATGAAGTCTCTGAGGGAATTGTTCCATGGTGTGTGTTTAAGGAACACAGGGACACCACAGAACGTGCACAAACCCCGTCTCAAGTCTCGGAGGAGCGAATCGTACCGGGTCTGTTGAGAACATACAAAACTGCAACACGAAGTCTTGTCCAAGTAAGTTTTAAGACATTGCAGTAACGGAATGTTAATGGAAATCATGAAACACTGTGCACATACAAATTATGCAGATGACCATTTGAACTTATTTGGGAGAAATTTTGAGAGATCGAAGTTCGAAGACTTCGAACCCCCAAAATTAATGtctttgtaaaaacaatttaatcaattatttttttccttcttgGACACACAATTAGAAATACAATATCAAAATGATCTCTCTGAAGAACAATTTCAGCATCctcaaaattaatgttaattgaAATCATGAAACACTGTGCACATACAAATTATGCAGATGACCATTGAACTTATTTGGGAGAAACTTTGAGAGATCTAAGACTTCGAACCACCGAAATCaatgtcttcgtgatgacaatttcattattattttaagttttcCAGCTGCAGCACCAGGCGTGCCTTGTCCAGATTGTGACGAATTACTGATCTGTGTGTCGGGTAGGGAATGTCCAGACGAGCACACTTGCATGATTCGATCCTACCTTAATTATAACTTTACGGTTCATTGCTCCtttgtaagatatttttttaaatattaatcttaactTCAAGATGAAATGTGTGATAAATAAGATACAACATCCTCTCAACCTGGCCACAAAAGGaatgataaattttaatttcattcaagCTAAATTACAGattatacatgcataaacaAGACGTTCCGTTTGAAAGCCCAAGGAAAATGTCTTTTGATGAGTAAAACGTAGTCTTtgctcaaaaatatttttttatacaataaagcTTAACCTTTATTTTGAAAGCAATTAATACAACAAACCCTCGAGTTGGTGAATACTTTTAAATAACTCTGTGTGCAAAGTATCtacatatattttcttttacagaGAGATGATTGTGATTTTATCAAGGATCTTGCTACAACTGGGGAGATATACTGCTGTGAAGAAGACAGTGTTTAAGAAAACATCTTCGTATATGAACAAAACATAACATTTGCGTCCTATAAAAATACAGCCAAATAGGTAAggtggaaatgaaaaaaaaaacaacggttcaatcatttttatagtATTTAAACTGATTATAATGTtccaaaaaattcatgaaaacatttttctaacAATACCTTGAAAgcatattttaagaaatttctgttttaaatcaagGAAATGTGTATGGTGACATTGGTGTTTCCTTTCGGGAAATATtactaaaaagaaaataaaaaatttaatcccgagtaatttcttatttataacAATAATGAATGGAAAAATGACTGTTTTAAGTTACAAAAGGCAAGTTTTTTTCTCAGGCCATGGCGTGaatgtaaaaacattttaaaaatgcaaacattttgtttaagtaGTGTccgttaaattaaaaaaaaatgacacgtTTGctttgacaagaaaaaaaatacagtattttaATGTTTGTCTAAAACTGAACACCCACTGACACACAGATTGCCTTTTTGGGGGTAGTGATTTTAATGACTCAACTGTAACTTTTATTAGCATATTTATAATGCCGATATCAATGACGCACATTGTAGAACGAATTATTTTTCAGAATATACATGTTGCATAAAATAAAGCATGTTTCTTGGTTTTGAATCTGATTTAGCACATGTGACATCGAATTATTCCAGTGACAACATAGTTGCATGcatctaaaacaaaataattacataTTTCTTTAACCCTTGTACTCTCTGTACATTTCTGATGAGCACATGATTTGTAAATATTGACGAtaatttttgttctttaaataCGCTGTACAATGGCTTTAAAACTCCTTAAAAATGTTAAGTTAACATAAGAATGAATgcattttcatttattgaaaTGTCCAGGCGGAGAAATTTCTGTCTGGCTTTTGGGGACGGGCTGGAGTGTTAGGTAGGACTTGTTTAATAGGCATCTTTAGTTCTTCTGTCAACAAAGTGTAGATTCAGAAATAGATTCAGAAATAGCGCCTTTCAAAATATCCCactaatgaaaacaataaaagcaGATTGAACATGCATTAATATTTCCGAATCTTTCACTTTTTGAATATCGAGTCATGCActaatatcttaaatttttcgccaaaattatagatTAGTTGTGTCAAGATTTTGCCTCTTGAGCTAAGGTTTAAAATCTATTCTCTTTtaagaagtggacaggcatagctatgcctgtccacttctccaAAGAGAATAGTTTAGAATCCAGTATgaagcttatatatatatatatatatatatatatatatatatatatatatatatatatatataaaagataattatgtcaacatgcaacataactatgttgacatgcaagaaaactgcaatcaaataagagttataaaaaatctcaaatatcgccaacatgtgacatccaagatgctagatacgctacctattgatgtcgacatgcaacttatttatgtcgacatgcaacttagttatgttaacatgcaagataaatatgctgacatgcaacatatttatgtcgacatgcaacttatttatgttgacatacaacttattagttgcatgtcaacatatttatctcgcatgtaaacataactaagttgcatgtcaacatattcatctcgcatgtcaacatacgtaagttgcatgttaacataaataagttgcatgtcgacataaataagttgcatgttgacataaataagttgcatgtcagcatatttatcttgcatgttaacataaataagttgcatgttaacataaaaaggtagcatctagcatcttggatgtcacaggtaGGCGATATTTGAggttttttgagattttgtataattcttatttgattgcaattttctttcaTGTCAaaatagttatgttgcatgttgacataattatcttgcatgccagcatatttatcttgcatgtcgacatatttgatagaaaaataacttgcacacaaggggcagagatatgccaccataaaaaTCCTTATAATTCATCAGATATTGCTTTATTAATTCAAGATGATTGATATGGTGAAGTAGAAACTAGTTTATCGTTTTGAATGGTTGAAAATTTCCTTTATGAAcgtcttttgtttatatatatatatatatatatatatatatatatatatatatatatatatatatatatatatatatatatatatatatatatatatataaagatctGTTACAGACCAATGTTTGTGAGAAACACCAGAAAGACCTAATTATCCAAAACTTGAAACGAAAGTTGGAATATGACAATGTGGTTTAGGAATTTTGGTAATTATGATTGTAAAAATAGTTACGTGGCATGCAGAAGGCAGTTAGAGATCTAGAGACATCAAACCTGTTAAACCAAACCTAGTGACACAATTActagtatgctgaaactttttAGGTTCTGGGTATTTTAACATGCAATGGATGACATTTTGATCTTTCTCTTACAACTCTGACAGAGGGTTTTGTATCTTAGTCATCTGTTTTCAGATTGATTCATTCTCCGTCAACTTAAACATTAAAGTGTACTGTAGAACGAAATTCACATATGATTGGATATAAAAATGGTGAATCAAAGCAATTATCTGCTTTCCTTTTTTGATCATTTTATTCAATTAGTGACCGATAATTGTGTGATTTGATGGGTAGTATAGATTATATGTAAGAATAAGTAGACGTAATAGACTTTTGAAGCATATAAAAATTCTTCCCATGAGTACGACAGAGGTAAAATTGGTCAAACTCGGTCCTGGGCGTTACTACATTACTCCATTTTTGTTCATTCTTGTCCTTAATTGCTCATACCATTCTCTGCTCTTGGGTAATAAACAGAATAATGACTCTGATTTATAAAGATGTagttataaaaaatttaattaaaattgcgGAGGAAAGGTATTTTATCTACATCTTAAAAGATCTAAGAATTGTgtcattttaaacatgtttttcttagcaggatttttcatttaagaaataaatagcaatttataaagttcactgggatatgaacttggttgatcacgtgatcaaatcctgtgaagcccgaagggcttctcagaagatttaaTTACGTACTAAttaaccaagttcatatccccgTGAACTTTTTTTAgcattgttgtttattacttatatttacatttaaaaagggCAAACCGTTCAGAattgttaaatcatttttttttataaatattctcaATTTATGGTTTTTGGTATGGATACAGCAACTGCATACGGAGGAACCTTGATAGTACTAATGTTAATTGTTTAacacttaaaaatataattaacaaatacAATGTTGTaacataaacattatttttaagatgtggtgataatataatataatattaaacaaatttaaggCGGTAAATGCAGTTTATACTGCCGTCAGTGATTATTAAATTGATAGAAAGGTTTTCTATGAAGAATAAAACACgcataaatattgttaaaagcaatCCAATGACACTGATGTTTTAACGACTTTATCTCTGGCAACCAGTTCCAAGTACTTCTCAGTTTAGTTTGTACTTTCATTTGAGTTAACTCTAAAAGCAAACAAACCGTCCCCCTTCCTATTAAGAGTAATGTTATTTCCtgatgaagaaaatgaaaagcGTCATTTCTGTCAAGTCTTACTGCCACGAGAAGATTATCACCGCCCGCATAGCTATCTGCCGGccataaaaatttgatttatatgttgATGTTATTAATTCTGATGATATCCTTCATTATTTCTGGATTGTGTTTCCATTTTAGATATCTTTACCCAACACTTATCCCCATGCCAGGCTTGACCAATTTTCCTCTTCGTGTGCGATAATATTGATTTCCGCAATGTCATCATGAGAGGTGTTATAACAAAACGCTGTCTTCAAAGGTTGCCTCGGagtgaatttttctttttcgaAACTTTTAATGCTATGATAATCGGTTGTATTTTAATATGTAAAGAATGTGTGattgtatattttatgtgaAAGATAACTCAAACTGCACTTCATAACACTTTTGATGACCCATGCTCATTTTTATACCGTAGTGTATTTTTATTGTCTTCTATTCTAAAGCATCTGACAGGATAGGCAAAGCACACGAAGATATATTTCACCAGGGAACACATTCGTTtgtgctaaaaaaaattattgaaacttATTGGACAATCTAGGGACAAAAGGCGAGGAATGAGGAGATGAGTAAACTTATATCATATGAATTATGCATGGCGCCTAATTTGACAGCACTGCCTGTACGATTATCAAAAATCCCAAAGGCAATATGTGCCATGAAAACTATTTAGTGAATCTCCTTCGTTAATGTACATTCTATTTACTGTCATTAGCAGACTCCGTTCTTTAAGGCGATCAATCAGAATCTTCTGTTGCATAATGTACCAGGAAACGCTTGATATTTTGACTCGGGGTTTGTCTCCAGAGTGTTCGAAATGTTTTCTGCTTTTACTGCACAATGTTTGCAATGCATCATAAAAGTCAAAAAAGGGGATTACTACAGGCACCCGGCACTTCAAACAGCGTGAAAAAAATTATGCGCTGCCATGTGTTATGAATAATAAACCGTTATATATTCAAAGCAGTTTTCATTATATTGTATTAGCATTTTACATACCTAAATTTTGATATTGCTTAAGACTCTAAGAACATTTGACATATATGCTTTGGTATGTCTGTTATTCTGGCAGAAGCTTcaattttccttttatttaGAGGGGTTACTAAATTCTGCTTAGTTGTAGAACCCAATTCTTGTGCACGTATTTCAATAAATCataatattaaaatcattttctgtcTTTAAACTGAacgaaactatgataaaatgcTTAATTGTTATTGTTAAATTATAGAAAAGATACTGTTTTCCATTCTGTGCAATATAAACCGAAATTTCGGCTACCCGTGTAATATAGACTTTACGggttattttctataatttataTTACACCCCTTCTCGAAGATATATTTGGATTTAAAGTATTAACTGTAAAATTTAGAGGTAAACTTCAGAGTCATTCATCAAGTTCAAGGTCAAGATAGTCATGAT
This portion of the Magallana gigas chromosome 7, xbMagGiga1.1, whole genome shotgun sequence genome encodes:
- the LOC136270269 gene encoding uncharacterized protein — protein: MVFNPHGVPGVIVPFRVVEKHLNVIERAQILPQVTEERIVLGQRILHNPATPIIVQLTVPGLHEVSEGIVPWCVFKEHRDTTERAQTPSQVSEERIVPGLLRTYKTATRSLVQRDDCDFIKDLATTGEIYCCEEDSV